The Coffea arabica cultivar ET-39 chromosome 1e, Coffea Arabica ET-39 HiFi, whole genome shotgun sequence genome has a window encoding:
- the LOC113689168 gene encoding F-box protein At1g30200 isoform X3 yields MIWKAEFGSKLDYILALHAKDTSEFDESYELCSFDKNSDSGDSGESSMFMKDEEFDKRLTMILACLVVASARRLLFRETLKDHQTLQNVTISDEKQIGTFSMNRRQIEEFKRGMNSRDWIKKTLVESDKSTPFFRMKVWDVPELKLSGCTMKGVTLVVIERIEEENKKVEESWDWVVKTFDGEGEKEKVFNEAVRKLFEKKRSYISREMNSSFDILQ; encoded by the coding sequence ATGATATGGAAAGCTGAGTTTGGGAGCAAACTTGATTATATTCTGGCATTACACGCCAAAGATACTTCAGAATTTGATGAAAGCTACGAACTTTGTAGCTTTGATAAGAATTCTGATAGTGGGGATTCAGGAGAATCATCAATGTTCATGAAAGATGAGGAGTTCGATAAAAGGCTGACAATGATCTTGGCTTGCTTGGTTGTAGCATCTGCGAGGCGCCTATTGTTTCGCGAGACGTTGAAGGATCATCAGACTTTGCAGAATGTGACAATTTCGGATGAAAAACAGAtaggaacttttagtatgaATCGCAGACAAATTGAAGAGTTCAAAAGAGGTATGAATTCTAGGGATTGGATTAAGAAGACTTTAGTGGAGAGTGACAAATCAACGCCATTTTTTCGCatgaaggtttgggatgtgccTGAGTTGAAGCTGTCAGGATGTACAATGAAGGGGGTAACTCTGGTGGTGATAGAGAGGATTGAAGAGGAGAATAAGAAGGTGGAGGAAAGCTGGGATTGGGTGGTGAAGACTTTTgatggggaaggggaaaaagagAAGGTGTTTAATGAAGCTGTGAGGAAGTtgtttgagaagaaaagaagtTACATAAGCAGGGAGATGAACTCATCTTTTGACATTCTTCAATAG
- the LOC113689168 gene encoding F-box protein At1g30200 isoform X1, protein MPKEALKCFRAIRNLQLNLPNPTSDSCLSSMIWKAEFGSKLDYILALHAKDTSEFDESYELCSFDKNSDSGDSGESSMFMKDEEFDKRLTMILACLVVASARRLLFRETLKDHQTLQNVTISDEKQIGTFSMNRRQIEEFKRGMNSRDWIKKTLVESDKSTPFFRMKVWDVPELKLSGCTMKGVTLVVIERIEEENKKVEESWDWVVKTFDGEGEKEKVFNEAVRKLFEKKRSYISREMNSSFDILQ, encoded by the coding sequence ATGCCAAAAGAAGCTTTAAAGTGTTTCAGAGCTATTCGTAATTTACAGCTTAACCTCCCAAATCCTACAAGTGATAGTTGTTTGAGTTCAATGATATGGAAAGCTGAGTTTGGGAGCAAACTTGATTATATTCTGGCATTACACGCCAAAGATACTTCAGAATTTGATGAAAGCTACGAACTTTGTAGCTTTGATAAGAATTCTGATAGTGGGGATTCAGGAGAATCATCAATGTTCATGAAAGATGAGGAGTTCGATAAAAGGCTGACAATGATCTTGGCTTGCTTGGTTGTAGCATCTGCGAGGCGCCTATTGTTTCGCGAGACGTTGAAGGATCATCAGACTTTGCAGAATGTGACAATTTCGGATGAAAAACAGAtaggaacttttagtatgaATCGCAGACAAATTGAAGAGTTCAAAAGAGGTATGAATTCTAGGGATTGGATTAAGAAGACTTTAGTGGAGAGTGACAAATCAACGCCATTTTTTCGCatgaaggtttgggatgtgccTGAGTTGAAGCTGTCAGGATGTACAATGAAGGGGGTAACTCTGGTGGTGATAGAGAGGATTGAAGAGGAGAATAAGAAGGTGGAGGAAAGCTGGGATTGGGTGGTGAAGACTTTTgatggggaaggggaaaaagagAAGGTGTTTAATGAAGCTGTGAGGAAGTtgtttgagaagaaaagaagtTACATAAGCAGGGAGATGAACTCATCTTTTGACATTCTTCAATAG
- the LOC113689168 gene encoding F-box protein At5g46170 isoform X2 has product MASFCTAQEEEKDDFFDELPDPIVFLIFNKNITKTSKASKRPSQKHSMRVRNHSRTFSLKLLRSPSNISLDCLNQASARRLLFRETLKDHQTLQNVTISDEKQIGTFSMNRRQIEEFKRGMNSRDWIKKTLVESDKSTPFFRMKVWDVPELKLSGCTMKGVTLVVIERIEEENKKVEESWDWVVKTFDGEGEKEKVFNEAVRKLFEKKRSYISREMNSSFDILQ; this is encoded by the exons ATGGCTTCTTTCTGCACtgctcaagaagaagaaaaagatgatttTTTTGATGAATTACCAGACCCTATTGTGTTTCTGATTTTCAACAAG AACATAACCAAAACAAGCAAAGCAAGCAAAAGACCATCACAGAAACACTCCATGAGGGTAAGAAATCATTCAAGAACATTTTCACTAAAGCTATTGCGAAGCCCTTCAAATATTTCACTCGATTGCCTAAATCAAG CATCTGCGAGGCGCCTATTGTTTCGCGAGACGTTGAAGGATCATCAGACTTTGCAGAATGTGACAATTTCGGATGAAAAACAGAtaggaacttttagtatgaATCGCAGACAAATTGAAGAGTTCAAAAGAGGTATGAATTCTAGGGATTGGATTAAGAAGACTTTAGTGGAGAGTGACAAATCAACGCCATTTTTTCGCatgaaggtttgggatgtgccTGAGTTGAAGCTGTCAGGATGTACAATGAAGGGGGTAACTCTGGTGGTGATAGAGAGGATTGAAGAGGAGAATAAGAAGGTGGAGGAAAGCTGGGATTGGGTGGTGAAGACTTTTgatggggaaggggaaaaagagAAGGTGTTTAATGAAGCTGTGAGGAAGTtgtttgagaagaaaagaagtTACATAAGCAGGGAGATGAACTCATCTTTTGACATTCTTCAATAG